The Fervidibacillus albus genome contains a region encoding:
- a CDS encoding alpha/beta hydrolase family protein, with protein MNGRIVSSRRFPSPNPNVTLSTVTYFSDGLKVKGLLAEPIEDGSFEGLLYLRGGIKNQGKVRPARVAQFAQEGLIVFAPFYRGNQGGEGAEDFCGMDRFDAYHGFELLKKHSRVKEKRVHLFGFSRGGLMALWTAINYPEATSIVTWGGVSDLFLTYEERKDLRKMLKRVIGGSPYSKPELYRMRTPLDEIQHLQSSLLIIHGKQDRNVSFEHALKLERCAKMYQKQVETWYFDEFTHYFPPKENRKITEAAVEWMKNQ; from the coding sequence ATGAATGGACGAATTGTTTCATCTAGACGATTTCCGTCACCGAATCCAAATGTTACTTTATCGACCGTTACGTATTTTTCTGATGGATTAAAGGTAAAGGGCCTCCTTGCAGAACCGATCGAAGATGGTTCCTTTGAAGGTCTTTTGTATTTGCGGGGTGGAATCAAAAATCAAGGGAAGGTTCGCCCCGCAAGAGTTGCCCAGTTTGCGCAGGAAGGACTAATCGTGTTTGCGCCCTTTTATCGTGGAAATCAAGGAGGTGAAGGAGCGGAAGATTTTTGTGGGATGGATCGCTTCGATGCTTATCATGGATTCGAATTGTTAAAAAAACATTCTCGCGTAAAAGAAAAACGGGTTCATCTTTTCGGATTTTCCCGAGGCGGTTTAATGGCATTATGGACGGCGATCAACTATCCGGAGGCGACTTCAATCGTTACATGGGGAGGGGTTTCAGATCTGTTTTTAACATATGAAGAAAGGAAGGATTTAAGAAAGATGCTCAAACGGGTCATCGGTGGGTCGCCCTATTCGAAACCGGAATTGTATCGGATGCGAACGCCTCTTGATGAAATACAGCATTTACAATCTTCCCTTTTGATTATCCACGGGAAACAGGATCGGAACGTTTCCTTTGAACATGCTTTGAAATTAGAGCGGTGTGCAAAAATGTATCAAAAACAAGTCGAAACGTGGTATTTTGATGAATTTACCCATTATTTCCCGCCAAAGGAAAATCGAAAAATAACCGAGGCGGCGGTGGAGTGGATGAAAAATCAGTAA
- the menB gene encoding 1,4-dihydroxy-2-naphthoyl-CoA synthase encodes MKREWIREREYEDILYETYNGIAKITINRPEVRNAFRPKTVTELIDAFSYARDDSKIGVIILTGAGDKAFCSGGDQKVRGHGGYVGDDHIPRLNVLDLQRLIRVIPKPVIAMVAGYAIGGGHVLHIVCDLTISADNAIFGQTGPKVGSFDGGYGAGYLARIVGHKKAREIWYLCRQYNAQEALEMGLVNKVVPLEQLEDETVQWCEEILEKSPTAIRFLKAAFNADSDGLAGIQQLAGDATLLYYTTDEAKEGRDAFKEKRKPDFDQFPRFP; translated from the coding sequence TTGAAAAGGGAATGGATTCGTGAACGCGAATATGAAGATATTTTGTATGAAACGTATAACGGGATTGCGAAAATAACAATCAATCGCCCGGAAGTGAGGAATGCCTTCCGACCGAAAACGGTGACGGAATTAATCGATGCCTTCAGCTATGCCCGCGATGATTCAAAAATAGGAGTGATCATTTTAACGGGGGCTGGGGATAAAGCTTTCTGTTCCGGTGGTGACCAAAAAGTACGGGGCCATGGCGGATACGTCGGCGATGATCATATTCCACGTTTAAATGTTTTAGATTTACAACGATTAATCCGCGTCATTCCGAAACCGGTCATTGCGATGGTAGCAGGCTATGCAATCGGCGGCGGACATGTGTTACATATCGTATGTGATTTAACGATTTCGGCTGACAATGCGATCTTTGGGCAAACCGGTCCGAAAGTCGGTAGTTTTGACGGCGGCTATGGAGCGGGGTATTTAGCGAGAATTGTCGGCCATAAAAAAGCGCGGGAAATTTGGTATTTATGTCGACAATATAATGCCCAAGAAGCGCTGGAAATGGGTCTTGTTAACAAGGTTGTTCCATTAGAACAATTGGAGGATGAAACTGTTCAGTGGTGTGAAGAAATACTAGAAAAAAGTCCGACGGCCATCCGTTTCTTAAAGGCTGCCTTCAATGCGGACTCGGATGGTTTAGCAGGAATTCAACAATTGGCCGGGGATGCCACTTTGTTGTATTACACGACCGATGAGGCGAAGGAAGGTCGAGATGCGTTTAAAGAAAAAAGGAAACCGGACTTCGATCAATTCCCACGTTTTCCGTAA
- a CDS encoding DUF6612 family protein yields the protein MKKFLFVFFLSLFLFSLTACNQGAEKVETEEGTEEKVNEEVGEEAKEDPINLTDVFQNTMEASSSLQSYSVQMATEQDITNNTTSETIHTEMTMEMDVTTDPLAIHQNLSMSAPEPVQMEMYFTEEGYFVYEPISDMWMKMSGEMFQQFQQLPEEKTNPYEQIQQMEQYVDDFSLQENDSEYILSLNVEGDAFLDFVKQQSIDFSNGEGDVGYEDSMDSVSLDQLDYTITVDKETFLPKKMEMTMQMQLDENGEQLTMLQKSNFTYNNYNGIDQIIVPEEIVNNAVDFEF from the coding sequence TTGAAAAAATTTTTGTTTGTTTTCTTCCTCTCCCTTTTTCTGTTTTCATTGACTGCTTGTAACCAAGGAGCAGAAAAAGTAGAAACGGAGGAAGGGACGGAGGAGAAGGTAAATGAAGAAGTCGGTGAAGAAGCGAAAGAGGATCCGATCAATTTAACAGATGTGTTCCAAAATACGATGGAAGCCTCCTCATCTTTGCAAAGTTATTCTGTTCAGATGGCAACGGAACAAGACATTACGAACAATACGACTTCTGAAACGATTCATACGGAAATGACGATGGAAATGGATGTTACGACCGATCCGTTAGCCATTCACCAAAACCTTTCCATGTCTGCCCCTGAACCCGTTCAGATGGAAATGTATTTTACAGAAGAAGGGTATTTCGTGTACGAACCGATTTCGGATATGTGGATGAAGATGTCAGGGGAGATGTTCCAACAATTTCAACAACTACCGGAGGAAAAAACCAATCCTTACGAACAAATTCAACAAATGGAACAATATGTTGATGATTTTTCCTTACAAGAAAATGATTCCGAGTATATTTTATCGTTGAACGTAGAAGGAGATGCCTTTCTCGATTTCGTCAAACAACAATCAATTGACTTTTCGAACGGTGAAGGAGATGTGGGATATGAAGATTCAATGGATTCGGTAAGTTTGGATCAATTGGATTACACAATAACGGTTGATAAAGAAACGTTTTTACCGAAAAAGATGGAAATGACAATGCAAATGCAATTGGATGAAAATGGTGAACAATTAACGATGTTGCAAAAATCGAATTTTACTTACAACAATTATAACGGAATCGATCAAATTATCGTTCCTGAAGAAATTGTAAACAACGCTGTAGATTTCGAATTTTAA
- a CDS encoding ABC transporter substrate-binding protein, giving the protein MKRWFILFILLLGLTGCNQSETSVESVRVAEVTRSIFYAPLYVAIEKGFFNEEGLKIDLQTTWGGDKTMTALLSDGTDIALVGSETSIYVYAQGADDPVINFAQLTQTDGTFLVSRNRMEEFSWEKLKGTTFLGQRKGGMPQMVGEFVLKKNGIDPHNDLEMIQNVDFANIPNAFASGTGEFVQLFEPQASMFEQQGIGFIVASFGVESGHIPYTTFMAKESTINNREDTIEKFTRAIYKGQQWVYQTEASEIAKVIQPFFEETELDTIELVIERYKSQKSFAENPILDEGEWENLQNIMDEAGELPERVDYEKIVNTEFAEKVLQ; this is encoded by the coding sequence ATGAAAAGATGGTTCATATTGTTCATATTACTGCTCGGACTTACCGGTTGCAACCAATCCGAAACATCCGTTGAATCGGTACGAGTAGCGGAAGTCACCCGTTCGATTTTCTACGCCCCCCTTTACGTTGCGATAGAAAAGGGATTTTTTAATGAAGAAGGCTTAAAAATCGATTTGCAAACGACTTGGGGAGGAGATAAGACGATGACCGCCCTTTTATCGGACGGTACTGATATCGCCCTCGTCGGTTCGGAAACATCGATTTACGTCTATGCTCAAGGTGCCGATGATCCGGTCATTAATTTCGCCCAATTAACGCAAACGGACGGGACGTTTTTAGTTTCAAGAAATCGAATGGAAGAATTTTCCTGGGAAAAATTAAAGGGAACGACCTTTTTAGGCCAACGAAAAGGCGGTATGCCCCAAATGGTCGGAGAATTTGTGTTGAAAAAAAATGGCATCGATCCCCATAACGATTTAGAAATGATTCAAAATGTCGATTTCGCCAATATCCCAAACGCTTTTGCTTCCGGAACCGGGGAATTTGTTCAATTGTTCGAACCACAAGCAAGTATGTTTGAACAACAAGGAATCGGTTTTATCGTAGCATCCTTTGGCGTGGAAAGTGGACACATTCCTTATACGACTTTTATGGCAAAGGAAAGTACGATCAATAACCGAGAAGATACGATCGAAAAATTCACCCGAGCCATTTATAAAGGACAACAATGGGTCTATCAAACGGAAGCTTCCGAGATTGCCAAGGTCATCCAACCATTCTTCGAAGAAACAGAATTGGACACGATCGAATTGGTCATCGAACGGTATAAAAGTCAAAAATCCTTCGCTGAAAATCCGATTTTGGACGAAGGAGAATGGGAGAACTTACAAAACATTATGGATGAAGCAGGAGAACTGCCGGAACGCGTCGACTATGAAAAAATTGTAAATACGGAGTTTGCGGAAAAAGTTTTACAATAA
- a CDS encoding ABC transporter ATP-binding protein, translating to MGFLHIRNISHVYFSKKTTTYALNDVNLSAKKGEFISVIGPSGCGKSTLLSIIAGLLSPTKGSVYIDGEHVRSGNKKTGYMLQQDYLFPWKTIEENALLGLKLTNKLDEETKMKTIGLLNKMGLSNVEKLYPGQLSGGMRQRVALVRTLATDPKLLLLDEPFSALDFQTKLKLEDLVFHTLKQFHKTAVLVTHDIGEAIAMSDRIYLLSNGPGTIYQIFEVPEDIREHSPLEARNHTQFQPLFQRIWKELERLENTNEYQAPS from the coding sequence ATGGGCTTTTTACACATTCGCAACATTTCCCACGTATATTTTTCAAAAAAGACAACGACGTACGCACTGAACGATGTCAATCTTTCCGCAAAAAAGGGCGAATTCATCTCCGTCATCGGTCCAAGTGGTTGCGGGAAATCGACCCTATTGTCCATTATCGCAGGATTACTGTCCCCGACGAAAGGAAGCGTTTATATCGATGGGGAACATGTTCGATCTGGCAATAAAAAAACCGGATATATGTTACAACAAGACTATTTATTCCCGTGGAAGACGATTGAAGAAAATGCCTTGCTCGGGCTAAAATTAACGAACAAATTGGATGAGGAAACGAAAATGAAAACGATCGGTCTACTAAATAAAATGGGGTTGTCAAATGTAGAAAAACTGTATCCGGGACAGCTCTCCGGTGGGATGCGGCAAAGGGTAGCCCTCGTCCGAACATTAGCAACAGATCCAAAATTATTGTTATTGGATGAGCCCTTTTCCGCCCTCGATTTTCAAACGAAATTAAAATTGGAAGATCTCGTTTTTCATACGTTGAAACAATTCCACAAAACCGCCGTACTCGTTACACATGACATCGGTGAGGCAATCGCCATGAGCGACCGCATTTATTTATTGTCGAACGGACCGGGAACGATTTATCAAATTTTTGAAGTTCCAGAAGACATTCGTGAACACTCCCCGCTAGAGGCGAGGAACCATACACAATTTCAGCCACTTTTCCAAAGAATATGGAAGGAGTTGGAAAGACTTGAAAACACAAATGAATATCAAGCTCCTTCATGA
- a CDS encoding Dps family protein: MNVELKHNLNVLTANFSVMYMKLHHFHWFVKGPQFFSLHEKFESLYNEATGYVDELAERLLTLEETPISTLKECLELSTIEEAKRVGTDKEMVQEVIDDFQAIDQLLHKTMELAQKDDDEVTNDLLVGISNNIQKHIWMLRAYIG, from the coding sequence ATGAATGTAGAATTAAAACATAATTTGAACGTGTTGACGGCGAATTTTTCCGTCATGTACATGAAATTGCATCATTTCCATTGGTTCGTTAAAGGACCACAATTTTTTAGTTTGCATGAAAAGTTCGAAAGCTTGTACAATGAAGCAACCGGATATGTGGACGAATTAGCAGAACGTTTGCTTACATTGGAGGAAACACCGATTTCCACATTAAAGGAATGTTTGGAACTTTCGACGATTGAAGAAGCAAAACGGGTTGGTACAGATAAGGAAATGGTGCAGGAAGTGATTGACGATTTTCAAGCGATTGATCAGTTGCTCCATAAAACGATGGAACTTGCACAAAAAGATGACGATGAAGTGACAAATGATTTATTAGTTGGTATTAGCAACAACATCCAAAAACATATTTGGATGCTGCGAGCTTATATTGGATAA
- the ytkD gene encoding RNA deprotection pyrophosphohydrolase: protein MFIFQDFYGNTVHFTFSKKQFRLDARHVFVICKYREFFVLTKHKKRGLEFPGGKVEEGESLEEAAVREVFEETGGIVQSLLHIAQYKVDFRNHSIVKNVYFAELSHMETKEDYMETDGPILLKSEFRPENLGDDYSFIMKDSVLQFCLDFLRKERLI, encoded by the coding sequence ATGTTTATTTTTCAAGATTTTTATGGAAATACGGTTCATTTCACCTTTTCAAAAAAACAATTTCGTCTAGATGCACGGCACGTATTTGTGATTTGTAAATATCGAGAATTTTTCGTGTTGACGAAGCATAAAAAGCGGGGGTTGGAATTTCCTGGTGGCAAAGTTGAAGAAGGTGAATCATTGGAAGAAGCAGCCGTTCGGGAAGTGTTTGAAGAAACCGGGGGAATCGTACAGTCCCTATTGCATATAGCCCAGTATAAAGTGGATTTTCGTAACCATTCGATTGTAAAAAACGTCTATTTTGCGGAATTATCACATATGGAAACGAAAGAAGATTATATGGAAACGGATGGACCGATCCTTTTAAAAAGCGAATTTCGTCCGGAAAATCTTGGAGATGATTATAGTTTTATTATGAAAGATTCGGTCTTACAATTTTGTTTGGATTTTTTAAGGAAGGAACGTTTGATTTAA
- a CDS encoding DUF2584 family protein — MVMPFQFEIEIVTEGKEKRLDDNNFQLIKEGYHLYPLNIPLKVKRFFDQNPVGEGIIFKMEFSDGITTIQYQLTALNNIN; from the coding sequence ATGGTCATGCCCTTTCAGTTTGAAATTGAAATTGTGACGGAAGGAAAGGAAAAACGATTGGATGACAATAATTTCCAATTAATAAAAGAGGGGTACCATTTATATCCGTTAAATATTCCTTTAAAGGTGAAACGTTTTTTTGATCAAAATCCGGTCGGTGAAGGAATTATATTTAAAATGGAGTTCTCCGATGGTATAACGACGATTCAATATCAATTAACGGCTTTAAACAATATTAATTAA
- a CDS encoding ABC transporter permease: MKTQMNIKLLHDEYKKSIVRERRRVLFFQWLIFLLFFLLWEVSSRLKWIDPLIFSYPSKIWDLFLSFMADGSLIEHINTTLFETVLGFLIGTGTGVILAAILWWSPFLSKVLDPYLVVLNAMPKVALGPIFIVILGPNMTSIIFMGAIISVVITTIVVYSSFREVDPNYVKVLQTFGATRFQSFIEAILPSSFPTIISTLKVNVGLAWVGVIVGEFLVSKQGLGYLIIYGFQVFNFTLVLLSLLIIAFFATVMYKGVEWLEKKLIKTN, encoded by the coding sequence TTGAAAACACAAATGAATATCAAGCTCCTTCATGACGAATACAAAAAATCGATCGTTCGCGAAAGAAGGCGCGTCCTTTTTTTTCAATGGCTGATCTTCCTTTTGTTTTTTCTCCTATGGGAGGTATCTAGCCGATTGAAATGGATCGATCCACTCATTTTCAGTTATCCGTCGAAAATTTGGGATTTGTTCCTTTCATTTATGGCAGACGGTTCCCTCATCGAACATATTAATACGACTTTATTCGAAACAGTTCTCGGTTTTCTCATCGGCACGGGAACTGGGGTCATTCTTGCAGCCATTCTTTGGTGGTCACCCTTTTTATCAAAAGTGTTGGATCCGTATCTCGTCGTGTTAAACGCGATGCCAAAAGTGGCCCTTGGACCAATCTTTATCGTTATTTTAGGACCAAATATGACCTCGATTATATTCATGGGGGCGATTATTTCAGTTGTTATTACAACAATTGTCGTCTATTCATCCTTTCGAGAAGTCGATCCGAATTACGTAAAGGTGCTTCAAACTTTCGGCGCAACAAGGTTCCAATCGTTCATCGAAGCGATTTTACCTTCTTCCTTTCCAACGATTATTTCCACATTGAAAGTAAACGTCGGACTCGCATGGGTAGGGGTGATCGTCGGTGAGTTTTTAGTTTCTAAACAAGGACTCGGCTATTTAATCATTTACGGTTTCCAAGTATTTAATTTCACATTAGTCCTATTATCGTTATTGATTATCGCATTTTTTGCCACCGTCATGTACAAAGGAGTCGAATGGTTGGAAAAGAAATTAATCAAAACGAACTAG
- a CDS encoding DUF6154 family protein, whose product MKFVDDLYTYYKESLTTDEEDIDLLVGSILQDLSREDLIHLLSELSYDDLYKLTGTYIAKELKAKLMKDWTIDKHHVIH is encoded by the coding sequence ATGAAATTTGTCGATGATTTGTATACGTATTATAAAGAAAGTTTGACGACGGACGAAGAAGATATCGATTTACTGGTCGGTTCGATTCTTCAAGACCTTTCGCGGGAAGACCTCATTCATTTATTGTCAGAGTTAAGTTACGATGATTTGTATAAACTAACTGGTACGTATATCGCCAAAGAATTAAAGGCAAAATTGATGAAAGATTGGACGATTGACAAACACCATGTTATTCATTAA
- the menH gene encoding 2-succinyl-6-hydroxy-2,4-cyclohexadiene-1-carboxylate synthase, translating to MAKKITINGFTYAYETIGQGTPLILLHGFTGSKETWRPFFDLWKDAYQVIAIDLPGHGQTDHPDALHRYRMESVCRDLDALINTLQLPSVNLLGYSMGGRVALSFTCLYPDRVKKLVLESSSPGLEQRSDREKRMANDERLAQMIEEKGIAFFVNYWENIPLFRTQKTLPFHLRQRLREERLAQHPRGLANSLRGMGTGVQPSWWGQLHNISIPVQLIVGERDGKFCEIAQRMKNILPNANYLEVKGAGHAIHVEKGEIFGKIVMDFLKIEEGTY from the coding sequence ATGGCTAAAAAGATTACTATTAATGGATTCACTTATGCATATGAAACAATTGGACAAGGGACGCCTTTAATACTACTCCATGGATTTACAGGTAGTAAGGAAACTTGGCGGCCGTTTTTTGACTTATGGAAGGATGCGTATCAAGTCATTGCCATCGATCTTCCCGGACACGGTCAAACAGATCACCCGGATGCATTACATCGATATCGGATGGAGTCAGTTTGTCGTGATTTGGACGCGTTAATTAATACTTTACAGCTCCCATCGGTTAATCTTCTCGGCTATTCGATGGGAGGAAGGGTAGCCTTATCCTTTACGTGCCTATATCCCGATCGAGTGAAAAAACTCGTACTTGAAAGTAGTTCCCCCGGGTTAGAACAAAGATCCGATCGAGAAAAAAGGATGGCTAACGATGAGCGATTAGCTCAAATGATCGAGGAAAAGGGGATTGCTTTTTTTGTTAATTATTGGGAAAATATCCCTCTATTTCGAACCCAAAAGACGCTTCCGTTCCATCTTCGCCAAAGGTTGAGGGAAGAGCGATTGGCCCAACATCCTCGTGGGCTTGCAAATAGTTTGAGGGGGATGGGAACCGGCGTCCAGCCTTCTTGGTGGGGGCAGTTGCACAATATTTCGATCCCAGTTCAATTAATCGTCGGGGAAAGGGATGGGAAGTTTTGTGAAATTGCTCAAAGAATGAAAAACATCTTGCCAAATGCCAATTATTTGGAAGTGAAAGGGGCCGGACATGCAATTCACGTGGAGAAGGGAGAAATCTTTGGTAAAATAGTAATGGATTTTTTAAAAATTGAGGAGGGAACATATTGA
- a CDS encoding o-succinylbenzoate--CoA ligase, whose protein sequence is MNEPNQIPNWLMKRAYLTPDRPAIIFRNERLTFRQLFERAKTFAEKLHYTGVQKGDRVGVLLNNQLDTVVLLHSLQLLGCQTVLLNIRLQDEELLFQLEDSEAMILISNESLLIEHRKLQDVWIDRLITLEQLRKRAQRSVPVVEQFSMDELCTIMYTSGTTGHPKGVLQTYGNHWWSAAGSLLNLGLHEQDVWLCAVPLFHISGFSILVRSVLYGIPIRLYEKFDEKQINRVLISGKATIISVVTAMVQRLLHELGDRSYHPNFRCMLIGGGKVPLPLLKTCKEKGIPVFQTYGMTETASQIATLSPEHSLTKLGSAGKPLFFSEIKIIKERKWANSNEFGEIYVKGPNVTKGYWKREDANRENFTEDGWLKTGDIGYMDEEGFLYIIDRRTDLIISGGENIYPAEIEQVILTHPAVKEVAVVGISDKQWGEVPVAFYVVKEGVHVEEKTLDDLCRTHLAKYKVPKRWIRKDELPKNASNKILRRLLKKGTDPA, encoded by the coding sequence ATGAACGAACCGAATCAAATACCGAATTGGCTCATGAAACGGGCTTATTTAACACCAGACAGACCGGCAATTATTTTTCGTAATGAAAGGCTGACGTTTCGCCAACTATTTGAACGGGCAAAAACATTTGCCGAAAAACTCCATTATACAGGCGTTCAAAAAGGCGATCGAGTAGGGGTATTGTTAAATAATCAGCTCGATACGGTCGTTTTACTCCATAGTCTTCAACTGCTCGGTTGTCAAACGGTCCTTTTAAATATCCGTCTCCAAGATGAGGAGTTACTCTTTCAATTGGAAGATAGTGAGGCGATGATATTAATTAGCAATGAGTCCTTATTAATAGAACATCGTAAGTTACAAGACGTATGGATCGATCGACTAATTACGTTAGAACAACTTCGAAAACGAGCACAACGAAGCGTTCCTGTCGTCGAACAATTTTCCATGGATGAGCTTTGTACGATTATGTATACATCCGGAACAACCGGCCATCCGAAGGGAGTTTTACAAACTTACGGAAATCATTGGTGGAGCGCAGCTGGATCTTTGTTGAATTTAGGTTTACATGAACAAGATGTATGGCTTTGTGCCGTTCCCCTTTTCCATATTAGTGGATTTTCCATACTCGTCCGTAGCGTTCTTTACGGAATTCCCATCCGTTTATATGAAAAATTTGATGAAAAACAAATTAATAGGGTGTTAATTTCAGGAAAGGCGACGATTATTTCCGTTGTGACAGCGATGGTACAACGGTTGTTGCACGAATTGGGTGACCGGTCTTATCATCCGAATTTTCGTTGCATGCTCATCGGAGGAGGGAAGGTTCCACTACCTTTATTGAAAACGTGTAAAGAAAAGGGGATTCCAGTTTTTCAAACGTATGGGATGACTGAAACTGCATCGCAAATTGCCACCCTTTCTCCTGAACATAGTTTAACGAAGCTCGGTTCGGCTGGAAAACCGCTCTTTTTTTCTGAGATAAAAATTATTAAGGAAAGGAAATGGGCAAATTCGAATGAATTCGGAGAAATATACGTCAAAGGTCCGAACGTAACAAAAGGATATTGGAAGAGGGAAGATGCGAATCGGGAAAATTTCACCGAAGATGGTTGGTTGAAAACAGGGGATATCGGTTATATGGATGAAGAAGGATTTTTATATATTATCGATCGACGGACCGACTTAATTATTTCTGGAGGGGAAAATATTTATCCTGCCGAAATTGAACAAGTCATCCTTACCCACCCGGCTGTAAAGGAAGTAGCGGTCGTCGGAATTTCGGATAAACAATGGGGAGAAGTACCTGTCGCCTTTTACGTCGTGAAGGAAGGAGTACATGTGGAAGAGAAGACTTTGGACGATTTGTGTCGTACCCATTTGGCAAAATATAAGGTCCCGAAAAGATGGATTCGAAAGGACGAATTACCGAAAAATGCATCGAATAAAATTTTACGACGCCTATTAAAAAAAGGGACGGACCCGGCTTAA
- the yidD gene encoding membrane protein insertion efficiency factor YidD, which yields MKQLFLWIIRIYQKVISPIKPPTCRFYPTCSHYGYEAIQRFGAIKGGWLAIKRIFRCHPLHPGGFDPVPEKWPGNKKEK from the coding sequence ATGAAACAACTATTTTTATGGATTATTCGCATTTATCAAAAAGTCATCTCTCCGATCAAACCGCCCACTTGCCGTTTTTATCCGACTTGTTCCCATTACGGCTATGAAGCCATTCAACGATTCGGAGCAATTAAGGGCGGCTGGCTTGCCATCAAACGAATTTTCCGTTGCCATCCTCTCCATCCCGGAGGATTTGATCCAGTACCAGAGAAATGGCCAGGAAATAAAAAAGAGAAATAA
- a CDS encoding metal ABC transporter solute-binding protein, Zn/Mn family — protein MKKRIFFLFSFILLIAPILNGCGETTSQNNVDEDGEEFVIYTTVYPLQFFAEQIGGQYVQVETIYPPGVDEHTYEPSQKDMINMAEGDMFLYIGYSLEGFAETAKPILEDEGVRTVAVGEMIQLDVDDVHDEENEEATTDDHDHEGETDEATTDDHDHEGETDEATTDDHDHEGEDTHSDEDGHNHTIDPHIWVDPIYSKEMAKVILDELIDAIPDKEEIFTENYEQLANKLDQLHEQFTEVTDQAQIKEFIVSHAAYGYWEKRYGLTQLSIAGISSAEEPSQKQLQEIIDLVQDYELQYILVEQNISNNLVEVVQREAGVEALSIHNLSVLTENDIEEDRDYFSIMESNIETLKKALKVE, from the coding sequence ATGAAAAAACGAATTTTTTTCCTTTTCAGTTTCATTCTTCTAATCGCGCCAATTTTAAATGGGTGTGGGGAAACAACAAGTCAAAATAATGTCGATGAGGATGGGGAGGAATTTGTCATCTACACGACCGTGTATCCATTACAATTTTTCGCTGAACAAATCGGTGGCCAGTACGTCCAAGTAGAAACGATTTATCCACCAGGTGTGGATGAACATACGTACGAACCTTCTCAGAAGGATATGATTAACATGGCCGAGGGTGATATGTTCCTTTATATCGGTTACAGCTTGGAAGGATTTGCAGAAACAGCCAAACCCATCCTTGAAGATGAAGGCGTTCGGACTGTTGCTGTCGGCGAAATGATTCAATTGGACGTCGATGATGTACATGATGAGGAAAATGAAGAAGCGACAACGGATGATCACGATCACGAAGGTGAAACCGATGAAGCCACAACGGATGATCACGATCACGAAGGTGAAACCGATGAAGCCACAACGGATGATCACGATCACGAAGGCGAAGACACCCATTCCGATGAAGACGGCCATAATCACACCATCGATCCCCATATTTGGGTTGATCCTATCTATTCAAAGGAGATGGCCAAAGTAATTTTAGATGAATTAATCGATGCGATACCGGATAAAGAAGAAATTTTCACGGAAAATTATGAACAACTCGCAAACAAGCTAGATCAATTACATGAACAGTTCACAGAAGTGACCGATCAAGCACAAATCAAAGAATTTATCGTTTCCCATGCAGCTTACGGTTATTGGGAAAAACGGTACGGACTTACACAATTAAGCATCGCCGGTATTTCAAGTGCAGAGGAGCCTTCCCAAAAACAGCTTCAAGAAATTATCGACCTTGTTCAAGACTATGAATTGCAATATATTTTAGTTGAACAAAATATTAGCAACAATCTCGTCGAAGTCGTCCAGAGGGAAGCTGGAGTTGAAGCATTGTCCATCCACAATTTATCCGTTTTAACAGAAAACGATATTGAGGAAGATCGAGACTATTTTTCAATTATGGAAAGCAATATCGAAACATTAAAAAAAGCTTTGAAAGTTGAATAA